The Shewanella algae DNA segment TGAGTGCTTGCCAGCTCTAGTTTGTAGGATGACACTTCTTGTATTTTCGAATGCTGAAAATCCGCGCGACTGCAAAGAGTCTAAACCAGAATGATGGTTTTTGTGAATAGAATGTTTACAAATGTGTGGTTTTTTATGATCTACCACAAAAAAGCGCCCCATAAAGGAGCGCTTCAGTCTGATATTAAAGCTCGTGTTCGGATCAGGCCTCGGACTCGCTGCTGTCGCTTTTCTTGGAATCCTTGTTGAACATGCCCAAACGGATGCGGATAAAGTGCAGTATTTGTGCTGCTATATCCAGGTGGAGACAGGACTCCAGTCCTTCAAAGCCCGGCGAGGAGTTGGCCTCGCAAATCTTGTAGTGACCGTTGTCAAACAGCAGATCTATCCCGGCAACATCCAGATCCAGTATGTTGGCTGTCTGGGTTGCCAGCCACTCTATTTCAGGTGTGACCGCAAAGGGGCTGGCTGAGCCACCGGCGCTGACATTGGCTTTGAAACTGTCCTCTTGGCCGCGTCTCTCGTAGCAACCTGCTACCCGGCCACCTATGGTGAAGACTCGCAAGTCCCGGCCATGGCTGTTGGAGATAAACTCCTGCAGAATGATGTTGGCATTCTTGTTGGTGGCCTCGATAAGTTGCATCAGATCATCGAACTCACGTGCCTTGTGTGACAGAAACACGCCGCTGCCTTGTGAGCCGGAGAGTGTCTTGATCACCACAGGGAAACCCAAGTGACGTTCAACCAGGTCAACATCAACCGGGAATTTCACCAGCATGGTCTTGGGTGTTGGCAGATTCTTTTCGGCCAACAGTTG contains these protein-coding regions:
- a CDS encoding ATP-grasp domain-containing protein, whose translation is MRGWILYKETATQLKPELYEINRLLEAAKADNIELEVYAPDEFDLTVTREDNKSILLNGQPVELPDFIIPRMGSGTTYFALAIIRHLERLGVYCLNSSKAIETVKDKLFSQQLLAEKNLPTPKTMLVKFPVDVDLVERHLGFPVVIKTLSGSQGSGVFLSHKAREFDDLMQLIEATNKNANIILQEFISNSHGRDLRVFTIGGRVAGCYERRGQEDSFKANVSAGGSASPFAVTPEIEWLATQTANILDLDVAGIDLLFDNGHYKICEANSSPGFEGLESCLHLDIAAQILHFIRIRLGMFNKDSKKSDSSESEA